Part of the Tetragenococcus koreensis genome, ATATAGACAATCTTTTCTGGGTTCATCTCACAGGCAGTTTCAATAAATGACTGATCTAACCCTTTACGTGGTGGATCGACAAAAATCACGTTCGGTTGAATTCCCTCTTTTTGCCATTGAGGCATAATAGTTTCGGCTTTACCAGCTATATATTCTGCATTATTTATATCGTTAAGTTTCGCATTTTCTTGGGCGTCTACAACTGCTTGTTTGATTGTTTCCATACCGTAGACATGAGCAACTTGATCAGCTAACGATAAACCAATCGTTCCAATTCCAGAATAAGCATCAACGACAACGTCTGATTTTTTTAAATCAGCTAAATCAAATGCTTTTTGGTATAAAACTTCAGCTTGTTGTGTGTTTACTTGGTAAAATGATTTAGCAGAAATACGGAACGTTTTCCCAAGCAATTGATCATAGATGAAATTACGTCCTAACAAAACTTTTTCTTCCGCACCTAAAATTACATTGGTTTGTTTTGGATTAATATTTTGAATAATAGAAACGACTTCTGGCAGCTTCTCTTGGATTTTTTGCGCAATTTTTTCTCCTTGGAAGAAGTGTTCTTTGCGCGTCACTAGTACCACCATCATTTCATGAGTTTGATACCCACGACGAATAACAATATGACGCAAAAAGCCGCTATTATTTTTTTCATTATAAACTTTTACTTCAAATTGCTGCAAAATTTCACGAATGACCACAATAGCTGCATCAATCGCTGGATCTTGAATATAAAAATGGTCAAGTGGTACTAGTTCATGACTATTTTTCCGATAAAAACCTGTCTGCAACACGCCATCGATTTTACGTACCGGGATTTGTGCTTTATTGCGATAACCAAAAGGCTGCTCCATGCCTATTGTATCTTTGACCTGAATGTCAGGCATTTTGGCCGTTTTTACAATGACATTTTTCACTTGTTCTTGCTTGAACTCTAATTGTTGTTTATATTGCAAATGGCTAAGTGGCGCAACGCCTGTACGAAGTAAGTCTTCATTTTCGACTGCTTGTCGATAAGGGCTCTCTTGAATAAGGGTGA contains:
- the rlmD gene encoding 23S rRNA (uracil(1939)-C(5))-methyltransferase RlmD, whose translation is MEDFPIEKNQELEVTIVDLTHLGMGIAKIEGYPIFIENALPQEKVRIRVLKVGKKFGFGKVLTLIQESPYRQAVENEDLLRTGVAPLSHLQYKQQLEFKQEQVKNVIVKTAKMPDIQVKDTIGMEQPFGYRNKAQIPVRKIDGVLQTGFYRKNSHELVPLDHFYIQDPAIDAAIVVIREILQQFEVKVYNEKNNSGFLRHIVIRRGYQTHEMMVVLVTRKEHFFQGEKIAQKIQEKLPEVVSIIQNINPKQTNVILGAEEKVLLGRNFIYDQLLGKTFRISAKSFYQVNTQQAEVLYQKAFDLADLKKSDVVVDAYSGIGTIGLSLADQVAHVYGMETIKQAVVDAQENAKLNDINNAEYIAGKAETIMPQWQKEGIQPNVIFVDPPRKGLDQSFIETACEMNPEKIVYISCNPATMARDLKVFAESGYFTDSIQPVDLFPQTHHVETVMVLQKH